One Oryza sativa Japonica Group chromosome 8, ASM3414082v1 DNA window includes the following coding sequences:
- the LOC4344521 gene encoding kinesin-like protein KIN-1 isoform X2 has protein sequence MSNVTVCVRFRPLSHKERKTNGDKVCFKRLDSESFVFKDEREEDVIFSFDRVFYEDAEQSDVYNFLAVPIVADAISGINGTIITYGQTGAGKTYSMEGPSILHCNKQKTGLVQRVVDELFQSLQSSESMAMWSVKLSMVEIYLEKVRDLLDLSKDNLQIKESKTQGIYISGATEVSIQNSSDALECLSEGIANRAVGETQMNLASSRSHCLYIFSVQQGSTSDERVRGGKIILVDLAGSEKVEKTGAEGRVLDEAKTINKSLSVLGNVVNALTTGKPNHVPYRDSKLTRILQDALGGNSRAALLCCCSPSASNAPESLSTVRFGTRTKLIKTTPKSISPEVDSIKKPIPDSHGQNDLRDRILNKLRLSLKEEDVDLLEELFVQEGIIFDPNYSVADIDSACQDAASQEVSLLTQAVEELKETVEELTDENERLRGELELAQEAAAAAAAARADGALLGFVPAVAISSLLRPFGFVPD, from the exons ATGTCATATTCAGCTTTGACAGGGTGTTTTATGAAGATGCAGAACAGTCTGATGTCTATAACTTCCTTGCAGTGCCAATTGTCGCAG ATGCCATCAGTGGAATAAATGGGACTATAATTACTTATGGTCAG ACTGGAGCAGGAAAGACATACAGCATGGAG GGGCCGAGCATCTTGCATTGCAATAAGCAGAAAACTGGACTAGTCCAGAGAGTTGTAGATGAGCTTTTTCAATCTCTACAATCATCAGAAAGCATGGCTATGTGGAGTGTGAAATTGTCGATG GTGGAGATATATTTGGAAAAAGTAAG GGATCTTCTTGACTTGTCCAAGGACAACCTACAAATCAAAGAGAGTAAAACTCAAGGGATCTACATTTCTGGAGCAACAGAA GTATCCATCCAGAATAGTTCAGATGCCTTGGAGTGCCTTTCT GAAGGAATTGCCAACAGAGCTGTTGGAGAAACAC AAATGAACCTGGCTAGTAGTAGAAGTCACTGCTTATACATTTTTTCAGTTCAACAAGGATCAACTTCTGATGAGAG GGTGAGAGGAGGGAAGATTATTCTTGTTGATTTAGCTGGTTCAGAGAAGGTTGAGAAAACTGGTGCTGAAGGACGAGTTCTTGATGAGGCAAAGACAATCAACAAATCTCTCTCAGTTCTCGGGAATGTTGTCAATGCTCTAACAACTG GTAAACCGAATCATGTGCCTTATCGTGACTCTAAGCTTACGCGCATTCTTCAAGATGCACTG GGTGGCAACTCAAGAGCGGCATTACTGTGCTGTTGTTCCCCCAGTGCTTCAAATGCACCAGAAAGTTTGTCTACTGTTCGTTTCGGAACAAG GACAAAGCTCATAAAGACCACACCCAAATCAATCTCTCCCGAAGTGGATAGCATCAAGAAGCCCATCCCTGATTCTCATGGCCAAAATGATCTGCGTGACCGGATTCTGAACAAG TTAAGGTTGAGCCTGAAGGAGGAAGATGTGGACCTTCTGGAGGAACTGTTCGTGCAGGAAGGCATCATCTTCGACCCCAACTACTCCGTGGCAGACATCGACTCAGCCTGCCAAGACGCCGCGAGCCAGGAGGTCTCACTGCTCACACAAGCTGTGGAGGAACTGAAAGAAACCGTCGAAGAG CTCACCGATGAGAACGAGAGGTTGAGGGGTGAACTCGAGCTCGCGCAggaggctgccgccgccgccgctgctgctcggGCTGACGGCGCGCTGCTTGGTTTCGTGCCGGCGGTCGCCATCAGCTCCCTCCTCCGCCCCTTTGGGTTCGTTCCAGACTGA
- the LOC4344521 gene encoding kinesin-like protein KIN-1 isoform X3: MVTRSASRDWIQNLLFSRVFYEDAEQSDVYNFLAVPIVADAISGINGTIITYGQTGAGKTYSMEGPSILHCNKQKTGLVQRVVDELFQSLQSSESMAMWSVKLSMVEIYLEKVRDLLDLSKDNLQIKESKTQGIYISGATEVSIQNSSDALECLSEGIANRAVGETQMNLASSRSHCLYIFSVQQGSTSDERVRGGKIILVDLAGSEKVEKTGAEGRVLDEAKTINKSLSVLGNVVNALTTGKPNHVPYRDSKLTRILQDALGGNSRAALLCCCSPSASNAPESLSTVRFGTRTKLIKTTPKSISPEVDSIKKPIPDSHGQNDLRDRILNKLRLSLKEEDVDLLEELFVQEGIIFDPNYSVADIDSACQDAASQEVSLLTQAVEELKETVEELTDENERLRGELELAQEAAAAAAAARADGALLGFVPAVAISSLLRPFGFVPD, encoded by the exons GGTGTTTTATGAAGATGCAGAACAGTCTGATGTCTATAACTTCCTTGCAGTGCCAATTGTCGCAG ATGCCATCAGTGGAATAAATGGGACTATAATTACTTATGGTCAG ACTGGAGCAGGAAAGACATACAGCATGGAG GGGCCGAGCATCTTGCATTGCAATAAGCAGAAAACTGGACTAGTCCAGAGAGTTGTAGATGAGCTTTTTCAATCTCTACAATCATCAGAAAGCATGGCTATGTGGAGTGTGAAATTGTCGATG GTGGAGATATATTTGGAAAAAGTAAG GGATCTTCTTGACTTGTCCAAGGACAACCTACAAATCAAAGAGAGTAAAACTCAAGGGATCTACATTTCTGGAGCAACAGAA GTATCCATCCAGAATAGTTCAGATGCCTTGGAGTGCCTTTCT GAAGGAATTGCCAACAGAGCTGTTGGAGAAACAC AAATGAACCTGGCTAGTAGTAGAAGTCACTGCTTATACATTTTTTCAGTTCAACAAGGATCAACTTCTGATGAGAG GGTGAGAGGAGGGAAGATTATTCTTGTTGATTTAGCTGGTTCAGAGAAGGTTGAGAAAACTGGTGCTGAAGGACGAGTTCTTGATGAGGCAAAGACAATCAACAAATCTCTCTCAGTTCTCGGGAATGTTGTCAATGCTCTAACAACTG GTAAACCGAATCATGTGCCTTATCGTGACTCTAAGCTTACGCGCATTCTTCAAGATGCACTG GGTGGCAACTCAAGAGCGGCATTACTGTGCTGTTGTTCCCCCAGTGCTTCAAATGCACCAGAAAGTTTGTCTACTGTTCGTTTCGGAACAAG GACAAAGCTCATAAAGACCACACCCAAATCAATCTCTCCCGAAGTGGATAGCATCAAGAAGCCCATCCCTGATTCTCATGGCCAAAATGATCTGCGTGACCGGATTCTGAACAAG TTAAGGTTGAGCCTGAAGGAGGAAGATGTGGACCTTCTGGAGGAACTGTTCGTGCAGGAAGGCATCATCTTCGACCCCAACTACTCCGTGGCAGACATCGACTCAGCCTGCCAAGACGCCGCGAGCCAGGAGGTCTCACTGCTCACACAAGCTGTGGAGGAACTGAAAGAAACCGTCGAAGAG CTCACCGATGAGAACGAGAGGTTGAGGGGTGAACTCGAGCTCGCGCAggaggctgccgccgccgccgctgctgctcggGCTGACGGCGCGCTGCTTGGTTTCGTGCCGGCGGTCGCCATCAGCTCCCTCCTCCGCCCCTTTGGGTTCGTTCCAGACTGA
- the LOC4344521 gene encoding kinesin-like protein KIN-1 isoform X4 — translation MLCTNCLNCLDADAISGINGTIITYGQTGAGKTYSMEGPSILHCNKQKTGLVQRVVDELFQSLQSSESMAMWSVKLSMVEIYLEKVRDLLDLSKDNLQIKESKTQGIYISGATEVSIQNSSDALECLSEGIANRAVGETQMNLASSRSHCLYIFSVQQGSTSDERVRGGKIILVDLAGSEKVEKTGAEGRVLDEAKTINKSLSVLGNVVNALTTGKPNHVPYRDSKLTRILQDALGGNSRAALLCCCSPSASNAPESLSTVRFGTRTKLIKTTPKSISPEVDSIKKPIPDSHGQNDLRDRILNKLRLSLKEEDVDLLEELFVQEGIIFDPNYSVADIDSACQDAASQEVSLLTQAVEELKETVEELTDENERLRGELELAQEAAAAAAAARADGALLGFVPAVAISSLLRPFGFVPD, via the exons ATGCTTTGTACCAACTGTCTAAATTGCTTGGACGCAGATGCCATCAGTGGAATAAATGGGACTATAATTACTTATGGTCAG ACTGGAGCAGGAAAGACATACAGCATGGAG GGGCCGAGCATCTTGCATTGCAATAAGCAGAAAACTGGACTAGTCCAGAGAGTTGTAGATGAGCTTTTTCAATCTCTACAATCATCAGAAAGCATGGCTATGTGGAGTGTGAAATTGTCGATG GTGGAGATATATTTGGAAAAAGTAAG GGATCTTCTTGACTTGTCCAAGGACAACCTACAAATCAAAGAGAGTAAAACTCAAGGGATCTACATTTCTGGAGCAACAGAA GTATCCATCCAGAATAGTTCAGATGCCTTGGAGTGCCTTTCT GAAGGAATTGCCAACAGAGCTGTTGGAGAAACAC AAATGAACCTGGCTAGTAGTAGAAGTCACTGCTTATACATTTTTTCAGTTCAACAAGGATCAACTTCTGATGAGAG GGTGAGAGGAGGGAAGATTATTCTTGTTGATTTAGCTGGTTCAGAGAAGGTTGAGAAAACTGGTGCTGAAGGACGAGTTCTTGATGAGGCAAAGACAATCAACAAATCTCTCTCAGTTCTCGGGAATGTTGTCAATGCTCTAACAACTG GTAAACCGAATCATGTGCCTTATCGTGACTCTAAGCTTACGCGCATTCTTCAAGATGCACTG GGTGGCAACTCAAGAGCGGCATTACTGTGCTGTTGTTCCCCCAGTGCTTCAAATGCACCAGAAAGTTTGTCTACTGTTCGTTTCGGAACAAG GACAAAGCTCATAAAGACCACACCCAAATCAATCTCTCCCGAAGTGGATAGCATCAAGAAGCCCATCCCTGATTCTCATGGCCAAAATGATCTGCGTGACCGGATTCTGAACAAG TTAAGGTTGAGCCTGAAGGAGGAAGATGTGGACCTTCTGGAGGAACTGTTCGTGCAGGAAGGCATCATCTTCGACCCCAACTACTCCGTGGCAGACATCGACTCAGCCTGCCAAGACGCCGCGAGCCAGGAGGTCTCACTGCTCACACAAGCTGTGGAGGAACTGAAAGAAACCGTCGAAGAG CTCACCGATGAGAACGAGAGGTTGAGGGGTGAACTCGAGCTCGCGCAggaggctgccgccgccgccgctgctgctcggGCTGACGGCGCGCTGCTTGGTTTCGTGCCGGCGGTCGCCATCAGCTCCCTCCTCCGCCCCTTTGGGTTCGTTCCAGACTGA
- the LOC4344521 gene encoding kinesin-like protein KIN-1 isoform X5: MTGAGKTYSMEGPSILHCNKQKTGLVQRVVDELFQSLQSSESMAMWSVKLSMVEIYLEKVRDLLDLSKDNLQIKESKTQGIYISGATEVSIQNSSDALECLSEGIANRAVGETQMNLASSRSHCLYIFSVQQGSTSDERVRGGKIILVDLAGSEKVEKTGAEGRVLDEAKTINKSLSVLGNVVNALTTGKPNHVPYRDSKLTRILQDALGGNSRAALLCCCSPSASNAPESLSTVRFGTRTKLIKTTPKSISPEVDSIKKPIPDSHGQNDLRDRILNKLRLSLKEEDVDLLEELFVQEGIIFDPNYSVADIDSACQDAASQEVSLLTQAVEELKETVEELTDENERLRGELELAQEAAAAAAAARADGALLGFVPAVAISSLLRPFGFVPD; the protein is encoded by the exons ATG ACTGGAGCAGGAAAGACATACAGCATGGAG GGGCCGAGCATCTTGCATTGCAATAAGCAGAAAACTGGACTAGTCCAGAGAGTTGTAGATGAGCTTTTTCAATCTCTACAATCATCAGAAAGCATGGCTATGTGGAGTGTGAAATTGTCGATG GTGGAGATATATTTGGAAAAAGTAAG GGATCTTCTTGACTTGTCCAAGGACAACCTACAAATCAAAGAGAGTAAAACTCAAGGGATCTACATTTCTGGAGCAACAGAA GTATCCATCCAGAATAGTTCAGATGCCTTGGAGTGCCTTTCT GAAGGAATTGCCAACAGAGCTGTTGGAGAAACAC AAATGAACCTGGCTAGTAGTAGAAGTCACTGCTTATACATTTTTTCAGTTCAACAAGGATCAACTTCTGATGAGAG GGTGAGAGGAGGGAAGATTATTCTTGTTGATTTAGCTGGTTCAGAGAAGGTTGAGAAAACTGGTGCTGAAGGACGAGTTCTTGATGAGGCAAAGACAATCAACAAATCTCTCTCAGTTCTCGGGAATGTTGTCAATGCTCTAACAACTG GTAAACCGAATCATGTGCCTTATCGTGACTCTAAGCTTACGCGCATTCTTCAAGATGCACTG GGTGGCAACTCAAGAGCGGCATTACTGTGCTGTTGTTCCCCCAGTGCTTCAAATGCACCAGAAAGTTTGTCTACTGTTCGTTTCGGAACAAG GACAAAGCTCATAAAGACCACACCCAAATCAATCTCTCCCGAAGTGGATAGCATCAAGAAGCCCATCCCTGATTCTCATGGCCAAAATGATCTGCGTGACCGGATTCTGAACAAG TTAAGGTTGAGCCTGAAGGAGGAAGATGTGGACCTTCTGGAGGAACTGTTCGTGCAGGAAGGCATCATCTTCGACCCCAACTACTCCGTGGCAGACATCGACTCAGCCTGCCAAGACGCCGCGAGCCAGGAGGTCTCACTGCTCACACAAGCTGTGGAGGAACTGAAAGAAACCGTCGAAGAG CTCACCGATGAGAACGAGAGGTTGAGGGGTGAACTCGAGCTCGCGCAggaggctgccgccgccgccgctgctgctcggGCTGACGGCGCGCTGCTTGGTTTCGTGCCGGCGGTCGCCATCAGCTCCCTCCTCCGCCCCTTTGGGTTCGTTCCAGACTGA
- the LOC4344521 gene encoding kinesin-like protein KIN-1 isoform X6 has translation MEGPSILHCNKQKTGLVQRVVDELFQSLQSSESMAMWSVKLSMVEIYLEKVRDLLDLSKDNLQIKESKTQGIYISGATEVSIQNSSDALECLSEGIANRAVGETQMNLASSRSHCLYIFSVQQGSTSDERVRGGKIILVDLAGSEKVEKTGAEGRVLDEAKTINKSLSVLGNVVNALTTGKPNHVPYRDSKLTRILQDALGGNSRAALLCCCSPSASNAPESLSTVRFGTRTKLIKTTPKSISPEVDSIKKPIPDSHGQNDLRDRILNKLRLSLKEEDVDLLEELFVQEGIIFDPNYSVADIDSACQDAASQEVSLLTQAVEELKETVEELTDENERLRGELELAQEAAAAAAAARADGALLGFVPAVAISSLLRPFGFVPD, from the exons ATGGAG GGGCCGAGCATCTTGCATTGCAATAAGCAGAAAACTGGACTAGTCCAGAGAGTTGTAGATGAGCTTTTTCAATCTCTACAATCATCAGAAAGCATGGCTATGTGGAGTGTGAAATTGTCGATG GTGGAGATATATTTGGAAAAAGTAAG GGATCTTCTTGACTTGTCCAAGGACAACCTACAAATCAAAGAGAGTAAAACTCAAGGGATCTACATTTCTGGAGCAACAGAA GTATCCATCCAGAATAGTTCAGATGCCTTGGAGTGCCTTTCT GAAGGAATTGCCAACAGAGCTGTTGGAGAAACAC AAATGAACCTGGCTAGTAGTAGAAGTCACTGCTTATACATTTTTTCAGTTCAACAAGGATCAACTTCTGATGAGAG GGTGAGAGGAGGGAAGATTATTCTTGTTGATTTAGCTGGTTCAGAGAAGGTTGAGAAAACTGGTGCTGAAGGACGAGTTCTTGATGAGGCAAAGACAATCAACAAATCTCTCTCAGTTCTCGGGAATGTTGTCAATGCTCTAACAACTG GTAAACCGAATCATGTGCCTTATCGTGACTCTAAGCTTACGCGCATTCTTCAAGATGCACTG GGTGGCAACTCAAGAGCGGCATTACTGTGCTGTTGTTCCCCCAGTGCTTCAAATGCACCAGAAAGTTTGTCTACTGTTCGTTTCGGAACAAG GACAAAGCTCATAAAGACCACACCCAAATCAATCTCTCCCGAAGTGGATAGCATCAAGAAGCCCATCCCTGATTCTCATGGCCAAAATGATCTGCGTGACCGGATTCTGAACAAG TTAAGGTTGAGCCTGAAGGAGGAAGATGTGGACCTTCTGGAGGAACTGTTCGTGCAGGAAGGCATCATCTTCGACCCCAACTACTCCGTGGCAGACATCGACTCAGCCTGCCAAGACGCCGCGAGCCAGGAGGTCTCACTGCTCACACAAGCTGTGGAGGAACTGAAAGAAACCGTCGAAGAG CTCACCGATGAGAACGAGAGGTTGAGGGGTGAACTCGAGCTCGCGCAggaggctgccgccgccgccgctgctgctcggGCTGACGGCGCGCTGCTTGGTTTCGTGCCGGCGGTCGCCATCAGCTCCCTCCTCCGCCCCTTTGGGTTCGTTCCAGACTGA
- the LOC4344522 gene encoding 28 kDa ribonucleoprotein, chloroplastic produces MAASSHYALLHHHLPNPLHPRHLSSSSSPSPPPPLHLHLHLHRHRLALSTARFFRLAERRASAGPLVFETEEERSGWSGAEAAESNYDDEEDEEEEQGWAGGNAAGWRGESHEDDQEEGSGSGEGRRPRRSRPRELFVCNLPRRCDVDDLYELFKPYGTVLSVEISRDPETGLSRGCGFVTMRSLPEARTAMNALDGFDLDGREMLVKLSSDVVSKRRNINMTHTPPVKDHIFESPHKIYVGNIAWSVEPQELREYFSQCGTVVSTRLLTDRKGGRGRVYGFLSFASAEELEAALKLDNTHFHGRNILVRQAHEERQAH; encoded by the exons ATGGCTGCCTCCTCCCACTAcgccctcctccaccaccacctccccaacccTCTCCATCCCcgtcacctctcctcctcctcctccccttctcctccccctcctctccacctccacctccacctccaccgccaccgcctcgccctctccaccgcccgTTTCTTCCGCCTCGCGGAGCGGCGAGCCAGCGCGGGGCCACTGGTGTTCgaaacggaggaggagaggagtgggtGGTCGGGTGCGGAGGCAGCGGAGTCGAACTAcgacgatgaggaggatgaggaggaggagcaagggTGGGCGGGCGGCAATGCCGCGGGGTGGCGCGGGGAGAGCCACGAGGATGATCAGGAGGAGGGTTCCGGTTCCGGGGAGgggcggaggccgcggcggtcGCGGCCGCGCGAGCTGTTCGTATGCAATCTTCCCCGCCGCTGCGACGTCGACGACCTCTACGAGCTCTTCAAGCCCTACGGCACCGTCCTCTCCGTTGAG ATTTCCCGTGACCCTGAGACTGGACTTAGCCGAGGATGTGGTTTCGTCACAATGCGTTCTCTCCCAGAAGCTCGGACAGCCATGAACGCTCTCGATGGATTT GACCTGGATGGGCGTGAAATGCTTGTAAAACTATCATCCGACGTTGTTTCTAAAAGGAGAAACATCAACATGACTCATACGCCACCTGTGAAAGACCACATCTTCGAGAGCCCACACAAGATCTACGTTGGCAACATCGCGTGGTCTGTTGAGCCACAAGAATTGCGAGAGTACTTCTCTCAGTGCGGAACCGTCGTCAGTACAAGGCTGCTGACAGATCGCAAAGGAGGGAGAGGCCGTGTCTATGGATTCCTCTCATTTGCTTCAGCTGAAGAGCTTGAGGCTGCATTGAAGCTTGACAATACG